Proteins co-encoded in one Phycisphaerae bacterium genomic window:
- a CDS encoding Nramp family divalent metal transporter, translating to MSHRIRIAPRGLAMLAMVGPSLVWCAEYIGSGEVILATRTGALLGTAALWAIVAAIVLKCSIGMAGAQWTAVTGEGMIDLFRRMPGPRHWFIWLVLAVQFPAAIVSIGALAKVAGVFLNSLLPLPGGAITWGAAASVFAVSVSWAGRFDLLKAVMSGLVMIIVVGVLYVAVTVLPPLADIARGLVGLEPMSLPSWAPDAGPNGSPWREILPLMGWAAGGFASQVWYTYWVLGAGYGMAAGRGYGKSADEHRLAILTSEEARTLRGWCRVVRTDAIVAASIGVVITACFCLAGAGVLRPERLVPQGEEVAFTLSRLFSSRWGVLGAKLFLIAGSAAMISTQVGQLAGWPRLLADCIRIICPPFSRFPHVWQFRAFLLFFVLTNLVAVVFFDPVRLVKLGGQLDGILLTPLQALAILAAFFLILPKLVPRHALRELRPGWLLVVLLAIAAVLFGILCFTVLPGSVRSLLTS from the coding sequence ATGTCTCACAGAATCCGCATTGCACCGCGCGGCTTGGCCATGCTGGCCATGGTCGGCCCATCGCTCGTCTGGTGCGCCGAGTACATCGGCTCAGGCGAGGTGATTCTCGCCACGCGCACCGGGGCGCTGCTGGGCACGGCCGCATTGTGGGCGATCGTCGCGGCCATCGTCCTGAAGTGCAGCATCGGAATGGCCGGTGCGCAGTGGACGGCGGTTACTGGCGAGGGAATGATCGACCTCTTCCGGCGGATGCCGGGCCCGCGGCACTGGTTCATCTGGCTCGTCCTGGCCGTGCAGTTCCCCGCTGCAATCGTCTCCATCGGCGCGCTGGCCAAGGTCGCCGGCGTCTTTCTGAACTCGCTGCTGCCCTTGCCCGGCGGAGCGATCACCTGGGGAGCGGCCGCCTCCGTCTTTGCGGTCAGCGTCTCATGGGCCGGGCGTTTCGATCTGCTCAAGGCGGTGATGAGCGGCCTGGTGATGATCATCGTCGTTGGCGTGCTCTACGTCGCTGTGACAGTGCTGCCGCCGCTGGCCGACATCGCCCGCGGATTGGTCGGACTCGAACCCATGTCCTTGCCGTCTTGGGCACCCGATGCCGGCCCAAACGGTTCACCGTGGCGAGAGATTCTCCCGCTCATGGGCTGGGCAGCCGGCGGATTTGCCAGCCAGGTCTGGTATACCTATTGGGTTCTTGGCGCCGGCTACGGCATGGCCGCGGGACGCGGATACGGCAAGAGCGCCGACGAGCACCGCCTGGCGATCCTGACGTCCGAAGAGGCCCGCACCTTGCGAGGCTGGTGTCGTGTGGTCCGGACCGATGCAATCGTGGCAGCGTCCATCGGCGTCGTCATCACCGCCTGCTTTTGCCTGGCCGGGGCGGGCGTCTTGCGGCCCGAGCGTCTGGTTCCCCAGGGAGAGGAGGTCGCCTTCACTCTCTCCCGTCTCTTCTCAAGCCGATGGGGTGTGCTGGGCGCCAAGTTGTTCCTGATCGCCGGCTCGGCAGCCATGATCAGCACCCAGGTCGGTCAGCTTGCAGGCTGGCCGCGGCTGCTTGCCGATTGCATCCGAATCATCTGCCCGCCCTTTTCACGCTTCCCGCACGTCTGGCAATTCCGGGCCTTCTTGCTCTTCTTTGTGCTCACCAACCTCGTTGCAGTCGTCTTCTTTGACCCGGTCAGGCTTGTTAAGCTCGGCGGTCAGCTTGACGGCATCCTTCTCACGCCGCTACAAGCGTTGGCGATTCTTGCGGCGTTCTTCCTGATTCTGCCCAAGCTCGTTCCGCGCCACGCCCTCCGTGAGCTTCGTCCCGGCTGGCTGTTGGTCGTGTTGCTTGCCATCGCGGCAGTCCTCTTCGGAATCCTGTGTTTCACCGTGTTGCCCGGCAGTGTCCGGTCGCTTCTCACGTCGTGA
- the nadD gene encoding nicotinate (nicotinamide) nucleotide adenylyltransferase — protein sequence MPRQGNDGHGWLHGGRAFIFTAVIEGWTMARGGLLLFGGSFNPIHVGHLIIARAAAEQLGVERTIVIPSASPPHKTGSDLASPEHRLAMVHLAIADEPAFEVSDIELRREGPSYTLLTVQAYRRQLGADVPLYWLIGGDTLPELHSWYQIAELVDLCRIVTAVRPGFETPDFSTLFGCLSLAQVQRLREGILDTPRIDISATQIRARVREGRSIRYLVPESVIEYIDRERLYR from the coding sequence ATGCCCAGGCAGGGCAATGACGGGCATGGCTGGCTGCACGGCGGCCGCGCGTTTATATTCACGGCCGTGATCGAGGGCTGGACAATGGCACGCGGCGGCTTGCTGCTCTTCGGCGGAAGCTTCAATCCCATACACGTCGGGCACCTGATTATTGCGCGCGCCGCCGCCGAGCAACTGGGCGTCGAGCGGACGATCGTGATCCCCTCGGCCTCTCCACCACACAAGACGGGCAGCGATCTGGCATCTCCTGAGCACCGCCTGGCCATGGTGCATCTGGCCATCGCCGATGAGCCGGCCTTCGAGGTCAGCGATATCGAGCTTCGACGCGAGGGACCGAGCTACACTCTTCTGACGGTCCAGGCGTATCGCCGACAGCTTGGTGCCGATGTGCCCCTGTACTGGCTGATCGGCGGCGACACGCTGCCGGAACTGCACAGTTGGTACCAAATCGCCGAACTCGTCGATCTCTGCCGCATCGTCACTGCCGTGCGCCCAGGCTTTGAAACGCCCGACTTTTCGACGCTGTTCGGCTGCCTGTCGCTCGCCCAGGTCCAGCGGCTGCGCGAAGGGATTCTCGATACGCCGCGGATCGACATCTCCGCCACACAAATACGCGCGCGAGTCCGCGAGGGGCGATCGATTCGCTACCTGGTGCCGGAAAGCGTTATCGAGTACATCGACCGGGAGCGACTCTATCGTTAA
- a CDS encoding 1-phosphofructokinase family hexose kinase, which translates to MSLPVVRSVVTVTLNPTIDRIIEVPDFRVGAHLRGRMRSLLPAGKAINVSRAMAALGSPSTAAGWVGAESLALFEDALRQAGVAVRLTPITGATRENITIVDPVGHTETHIRDTGPTVTQDDIQQLTTELTTLSNPDCLLVFTGSCAPGLDASRFVQLLRACMDGGAHVVVDSSGDHLREAAKLPLWLLKPNLFELGELLGFQISHESEVIEAGRRLNEHIPLVLVTMGERGAMCFAEGRVFKGRAPVPPDSVRSTVGCGDAMLAGFLAATTRPDWQVENAFRQALAVSAASAMTDQPAVFQACDVNQLLQDSEIADVRLGGG; encoded by the coding sequence ATGAGTCTGCCCGTCGTTCGATCCGTCGTGACCGTCACGTTGAACCCGACCATCGATCGGATTATCGAAGTCCCCGATTTCCGTGTTGGCGCGCACCTGAGGGGTCGCATGCGGTCGCTGCTGCCGGCCGGAAAGGCAATCAACGTCTCGCGAGCCATGGCCGCCCTCGGGTCGCCGAGCACCGCGGCCGGTTGGGTGGGAGCCGAATCGTTAGCGTTGTTCGAGGACGCCCTGCGTCAAGCGGGCGTGGCCGTCCGCCTGACTCCGATCACCGGAGCCACCCGCGAGAACATCACGATCGTCGATCCGGTCGGGCACACCGAAACCCACATTCGCGACACCGGACCGACGGTGACCCAAGATGATATTCAGCAACTGACAACCGAGCTGACCACCCTCTCCAATCCCGACTGCCTTCTCGTTTTCACGGGATCGTGTGCCCCCGGCCTGGACGCCAGCCGGTTTGTTCAGCTACTGCGGGCGTGCATGGACGGAGGTGCTCACGTCGTGGTGGACAGTTCCGGCGATCATCTTCGTGAAGCGGCAAAGCTGCCTTTGTGGCTGCTCAAGCCGAACCTTTTCGAACTCGGCGAATTGCTCGGCTTTCAGATTTCTCACGAAAGCGAAGTAATCGAGGCCGGCCGCCGGCTCAACGAGCACATACCGCTCGTCCTGGTCACAATGGGTGAACGAGGGGCGATGTGCTTTGCCGAAGGACGGGTCTTCAAAGGCCGGGCGCCGGTTCCGCCCGATAGCGTCCGTAGCACGGTCGGCTGTGGCGATGCCATGCTGGCCGGCTTTCTCGCCGCGACCACGCGTCCGGATTGGCAGGTCGAGAACGCCTTCCGCCAGGCCCTGGCCGTCTCGGCGGCATCGGCCATGACCGATCAGCCCGCGGTCTTCCAGGCCTGCGACGTCAACCAGTTGTTGCAAGACAGTGAAATCGCTGATGTTAGGCTCGGAGGCGGATGA
- a CDS encoding TlpA disulfide reductase family protein: MRRLTISTLAIGLLCAPAPWMSARAAEQAAAEPASFASLADLQSHYAEKIKKTRQAIESERLAALEALLKKAATTERQAILLAMIESAAALEKADQLLLLTDEYLKGSTSIQDAWRVRQVRFMAMVSSDRVDEAKAEWDKASEKMDAVMDVWQQVFDSAILIADAMLEAGRTTEVSDLYKTLRSKFSFVSNLKEVLQPREAALKWIGKTAPAIEGQDLEGKPVDLTQYKGKVVLIDFWATWCPSCVMTMPELIETYKTHNKSGFEIIGISLDQDREALNRYLSSQKIPWRIVFDGKGWFSPSARRYEVSAIPATFLIGRDGKIAMAGTPTKGFGPVVKRLLQSSTDKK, translated from the coding sequence ATGCGACGACTGACTATTTCGACTCTCGCGATCGGGCTCCTGTGCGCCCCGGCGCCATGGATGTCGGCACGTGCGGCCGAGCAAGCGGCGGCGGAACCTGCGAGTTTCGCCTCTTTGGCGGACTTGCAGAGTCACTACGCGGAGAAGATCAAGAAGACCCGCCAAGCGATCGAGTCCGAGCGTCTTGCGGCCCTCGAGGCTCTGCTGAAAAAGGCTGCCACCACCGAGAGGCAGGCAATCCTTTTAGCCATGATCGAGTCGGCCGCAGCTCTCGAAAAGGCCGACCAGTTGCTCTTGCTCACTGATGAATATCTGAAGGGATCGACCAGTATTCAGGATGCGTGGCGTGTCCGGCAGGTCAGGTTCATGGCAATGGTTTCGTCCGACCGCGTGGACGAGGCAAAGGCGGAATGGGACAAAGCCAGTGAAAAGATGGACGCGGTCATGGACGTCTGGCAGCAGGTGTTCGACTCGGCGATTCTGATTGCCGACGCGATGTTGGAAGCCGGCCGTACCACGGAGGTCTCCGACCTGTACAAGACGCTTCGCAGCAAGTTTTCCTTCGTCTCCAATCTCAAAGAGGTTCTGCAACCGCGCGAAGCGGCCCTCAAGTGGATCGGCAAGACGGCGCCGGCCATTGAAGGGCAGGACCTGGAAGGCAAGCCGGTCGATCTGACGCAATACAAGGGCAAGGTCGTTCTGATCGATTTCTGGGCGACATGGTGCCCATCGTGTGTCATGACCATGCCCGAGCTGATCGAGACGTACAAGACGCATAACAAGTCGGGCTTCGAGATCATCGGGATCAGTCTGGATCAGGACAGGGAAGCGCTGAACCGCTATCTCAGCTCTCAGAAGATACCCTGGCGAATCGTTTTTGACGGAAAGGGCTGGTTCAGCCCAAGCGCACGAAGGTACGAGGTCAGCGCCATTCCCGCAACGTTCTTGATCGGTCGCGACGGCAAGATTGCGATGGCCGGTACACCGACGAAGGGTTTCGGTCCCGTGGTCAAGCGGCTGCTGCAGTCCTCGACGGACAAGAAATAA
- a CDS encoding phosphoribosylanthranilate isomerase: protein MRVKICGITSVEDALQAVQAGADAIGLNFYAGPRQIDLSTGAAILDSLPPFVTPVALIGVAGDQIDDDLLTLLIRSRVTLLQVHGDVTIGMMTRLCDVGFAIIQPLAVRDSTFAAVTPFWGEGSWRPTAVILDTYDPNRAGGTGKAFCWDWVEEARRAGQLDGWPPIILAGGLNPDNVADAIRIARPWAVDVSSGVEPEETPGRKDPGKLRAFIRAARNAFERNAECDD, encoded by the coding sequence GTGCGAGTCAAGATCTGCGGCATTACGAGTGTCGAGGATGCGCTTCAGGCCGTCCAAGCCGGCGCCGACGCCATCGGTCTGAACTTCTATGCCGGCCCCCGACAGATCGACCTGTCTACGGGGGCGGCCATCCTGGATTCCCTGCCGCCTTTCGTGACGCCCGTTGCTCTGATAGGGGTCGCAGGCGATCAGATCGACGATGATCTCCTGACCTTGCTCATTCGCAGCCGAGTGACCCTCCTCCAGGTTCACGGTGATGTCACGATCGGCATGATGACCCGCCTTTGCGACGTCGGCTTTGCGATCATCCAACCGCTGGCGGTACGTGATTCGACGTTTGCGGCTGTGACACCGTTTTGGGGCGAGGGATCGTGGCGCCCGACGGCCGTGATCCTTGATACTTACGATCCTAACCGTGCCGGCGGGACCGGAAAGGCCTTTTGTTGGGACTGGGTGGAGGAGGCTCGCAGGGCCGGGCAATTGGACGGATGGCCACCTATCATCTTGGCAGGCGGCTTGAATCCGGATAATGTAGCCGATGCGATACGAATCGCCCGGCCTTGGGCGGTGGACGTGTCTTCCGGTGTGGAGCCGGAAGAAACGCCGGGGCGAAAAGACCCCGGCAAGCTGCGGGCTTTCATCCGCGCCGCACGAAACGCCTTTGAAAGGAACGCTGAATGCGACGACTGA